A window of Gemmatimonadota bacterium contains these coding sequences:
- a CDS encoding response regulator: MPENTVEVLMIEDNPVHVQLIRHYMESSRLTTRLHVAGTLREGLDLIGETSFDVVLLDLVLPDSADLDTLHSVRAAAPDLPVIILTGLDDVSLAATAVESGAQDYIVKTQANTTLLSRSIHYAIERVRARSGEWDSVMFKLAQQQFLKAAQIMGLDENIRERLLFPQRTHIVTLPFRRDEYHLVENVFGYRVQHLLTMGPTKGGIRYHEDVNLGEVSALAMWMTWKCALINLPFGGAKGGVRIDPTDLSRRELQRLTRRFTSEIIDIIGPDKDIPAPDMGTDEQVMAWIMDTYSQQAGYTVPGVVTGKPVVLGGSLGRREATGRGLVYLIEAAAKHMGMSLDGATAVVQGFGNVGSNTARFLDEGGVRVVAVSDVTTGIYNANGLSLEDVFKYCEENRFLKGYPEADEVTNQELLELPCDILAPAALQNQITGDNADRLKCRLLAEGANGPTTLDADEILGDKDVFILPDVLGNAGGVTVSYFEWVQDTQNYMWTLEEINGRLHTILIDAFGRTVHRAAEDKVDMRTAALIEGISRVTQAKLLRGIFP; the protein is encoded by the coding sequence ATGCCGGAAAACACCGTCGAAGTCCTGATGATCGAAGACAACCCCGTGCACGTGCAGCTGATTCGCCACTACATGGAATCCAGCCGGCTTACGACCCGGCTACACGTCGCCGGGACGCTCCGGGAAGGGCTGGACCTGATCGGGGAGACTTCCTTCGACGTGGTGCTGCTGGACCTTGTCCTTCCCGACAGCGCCGATCTCGACACGCTTCACAGCGTCCGGGCGGCCGCGCCGGACCTGCCGGTCATCATACTGACCGGGCTCGACGACGTTTCCCTGGCCGCCACGGCCGTGGAATCGGGCGCCCAGGACTACATCGTGAAGACCCAGGCCAACACGACCCTGCTCTCCCGGTCCATCCATTACGCTATCGAACGCGTACGCGCGCGCAGCGGCGAATGGGATTCGGTCATGTTCAAGCTGGCCCAGCAGCAGTTTCTCAAGGCGGCGCAGATCATGGGACTGGACGAGAACATCCGGGAACGGCTGCTCTTTCCCCAGCGGACCCATATCGTGACGCTCCCCTTTCGCCGGGACGAATACCATCTCGTGGAAAACGTTTTCGGATACCGGGTGCAGCACCTGCTCACCATGGGGCCGACCAAGGGCGGCATCCGCTACCACGAGGATGTGAACCTGGGGGAGGTCTCCGCCCTGGCCATGTGGATGACCTGGAAATGCGCCCTGATCAATCTGCCCTTCGGCGGCGCCAAGGGCGGCGTCCGAATCGACCCGACCGACCTGTCCCGCCGGGAGCTGCAGCGCCTCACCCGCCGCTTCACGTCGGAAATCATCGACATCATAGGACCGGACAAGGACATCCCCGCCCCGGACATGGGCACCGACGAGCAGGTCATGGCCTGGATCATGGATACGTACAGCCAGCAGGCGGGCTACACGGTGCCGGGCGTCGTCACCGGCAAGCCGGTCGTGCTGGGTGGGTCCCTGGGACGCCGAGAAGCCACCGGCCGCGGCCTGGTCTACCTGATCGAGGCGGCCGCGAAGCACATGGGCATGTCCCTGGACGGCGCCACGGCGGTGGTCCAGGGCTTCGGCAATGTGGGCAGCAACACGGCGCGCTTCCTGGATGAAGGCGGGGTCAGGGTGGTCGCGGTAAGCGACGTCACCACCGGGATCTACAACGCCAACGGACTGTCGCTGGAGGACGTCTTCAAGTACTGCGAGGAAAACCGTTTCCTGAAAGGCTATCCCGAGGCCGACGAAGTCACCAACCAGGAACTGCTCGAACTGCCCTGCGACATCCTCGCCCCGGCCGCGCTGCAGAACCAGATCACCGGCGACAACGCGGACCGGTTGAAGTGCAGGCTTCTTGCGGAAGGGGCCAACGGACCCACCACGCTCGATGCCGACGAGATCCTCGGGGATAAGGACGTCTTCATCCTGCCGGACGTCCTGGGCAACGCCGGCGGCGTGACCGTCTCGTACTTCGAATGGGTGCAGGATACGCAGAACTACATGTGGACGCTCGAGGAGATCAACGGCAGGCTGCACACCATCCTCATCGACGCCTTTGGAAGGACCGTCCACCGGGCAGCCGAAGACAAGGTCGACATGCGTACCGCGGCATTGATCGAGGGAATCAGCCGGGTGACCCAGGCGAAACTCCTCCGGGGGATCTTCCCCTGA